The following proteins are co-located in the Poecile atricapillus isolate bPoeAtr1 chromosome 2, bPoeAtr1.hap1, whole genome shotgun sequence genome:
- the SLC25A40 gene encoding probable mitochondrial glutathione transporter SLC25A40, with amino-acid sequence MAEMSNINIQKLTIVQQAIASCCGAIITSLFVTPLDVIKTRLQTQNNPFHKGKCFVSSNGLMDHVYVCENGDSKARYKKPGHFKGTLDAFVKIIRIEGIKSLWSGLSPTLIMAVPTTVIYFTCYDQLCEALKNRLGKHDEHIPAIAGSLSRFNSATVVSPLELIRTQMQYRRLSYKQLYLLISTKVAVDGWSSLWQGWTSTILRDVPFSAMYWYNYERFKKMMCKEVGASEPTFFVSFTSGAASGSIAAVTTQPFDVVKTHRQTQLWESETLKIPQRDSKATWAIMRKIVARNGISGLFAGITPRLFKVAPACAIMISTYEYGKSFFSHLNEKQNQRP; translated from the exons ATGGCTGAAATGAGTAATATCAATATACAAAAACTTACCATTGTTCAGCAAGCAATAGCCTCTTGTTGTGGAGCTATAATTACATCATTATTTG TAACTCCTCTTGATGTTATCAAAACTCGACtgcaaacccaaaacaatccGTTCCATAAAG GAAAGTGTTTTGTGTCCTCCAATGGCCTTATGGATCATGTATATGTTTGTGAAAATGGGGACAGCAAAGCCAGGTATAAAAAACCTGGGCATTTCAAAGGGACATTG GATGCATTTGTGAAAATAATTCGAATAGAGGGAATTAAGTCACTGTGGAGTGGACTTTCCCCAACACT AATAATGGCAGTTCCTACCACAGTAATCTATTTTACTTGCTATGACCAGCTGTGTGAGGCTTTGAAAAATAGACTAGGAAAGCATGATGAGCACATTCCAGCTATTGCAGGTTCCTTAAGCAGAT TCAATTCTGCTACTGTGGTGAGTCCCCTGGAGCTGATCAGAACTCAAATGCAGTATCGCAGGTTGTCCTACAAGCAGCTGTACCTGTTAATCAGCACCAAAGTGGCTGTAGATGGGTGGTCCTCCCTGTGGCAGGGCTGGACTTCTACTATTCTGAGAGATGTACCTTTCTCAG CAATGTATTGGTATAATTATGAACGTTTCAAGAAGATGATGTGCAAGGAAGTTGGTGCAAGTGAAcctacattttttgtttcttttacttCAGGAGCAGCATCTGGCTCT ATTGCAGCTGTCACAACTCAGCCATTTGATGTAGTGAAAACACATAGGCAGACTCAACTTTGGGAGAGTGAGACCTTAAAAA TTCCACAGAGGGACAGTAAAGCAACCTGGGCAATTATGAGGAAAATTGTCGCTAGAAATGGGATTTCTGGATTATTTGCTG GTATTACGCCACGGCTGTTTAAAGTTGCTCCTGCTTGTGCCATAATGATCAGCACATATGAATATGGAAagtctttcttttctcatttaaatgaaaaacagaatCAACGTCCTTAA
- the DBF4 gene encoding protein DBF4 homolog A isoform X2, which translates to MKPSAAEAADKGARPPDGIQGKTEKIKSSLKNVRKDTGKPEKLRFKPLTGKVFYLDIPSNVISEKLGKDLKELGGRVESFLSKDINYLVTNKKEAKFASTLGQISPVPSPESASNGGNGSPHPSNRKDRPDGSSFKIVDTVRMSRGKSLVEKAIKEQDLIPSGSILSNALSWGVKILHIDDVKNCIEQKKRELYLIKRAGSSSKDVGKHITAQKSKSRLKIPFIRVEDRSRQYRPFYLQLLSFPFLNYCVPKPYSPFEVDKKYPSGQKQTQTKERNKINSDKDCGMPAQFPQDKRKRGYCECCGKKYEDLQTHLESERHQNFAQSTQYKVVDDIISKLVYEFVAYKDDDTGKIKGTKCSTGYFSPIIGKITGPDELKERLKKQRISLKTYSWKDTAMQALKLDRQPAEVQPNSVPIPAPVSASVCSVLCHPPQPLELKSKFRINNESIKTDCSCAVKLRETVVSSNSIQPPLQKTDKVYTENSSRASKPFSKEILEPDVSKKNVQCFQEGMDTLYSPSEVINFSKKDKNLLQQKRKLNNSVVLPAKCLKKTDANPTYVKRHHDLCDNHQQMQHNVVLEAEVSDTTVNKELNASAASTAHSSTSGKLHRKVKLNLKRIKRETQKQNMELCVKNSDGLSVPEEKRSTCSSPLQSLLELFQTSERNSEFGGFSSYTENICSMSINDTCEGQNANVVWSLFSTSSSSPFFGF; encoded by the exons ATGAAGCCGAGCGCTGCCGAGGCCGCCGACAAAGGAGCGCGTCCCC cagatggaatacaaggaaaaacagaaaagataaaatcttccctgaaaaatgtgagaaaagaCACAGGAAAACCAGAGAAACTCAGATTTAAGCCACTCACTGGGAAGGTGTTTTACCTCGATATCCCATCAAATGTGATCTCTGAAAAGTTAGGAAAGGACCTCAAAGAGCTGGGAGGG cGAGTGGAGAGTTTTCTTAGTAAAGATATCAACTATCTGGTGACTAATAAAAAGGAGGCAAAATTTGCATCAACTCTTGGCCAGATTTCTCCTGTTCCTAGTCCAGAATCTGCATCTAATGGAGGAAATGGTTCACCTCATCCTAGCAACCGAAAAGATCGACCTGATGGAAGTTCATTTAAGATAGTAGATACA GTACGTATGAGCAGAGGAAAATCCTtggttgaaaaagcaatcaaagAACAG GACTTAATCCCCTCTGGTAGTATACTATCCAATGCTTTGAGCTGGGGAGTGAAGATACTTCATATTGatg ATGTTAAGAATTGCATTGAACAAAAGAAAAGGGAGCTCTATCTAATCAAAAGAGCAGGCAGTTCTTCTAAAGATGTG GGAAAACACATTACTGCTCAAAAGTCAAAAA GTAGATTGAAAATTCCATTTATCAGGGTGGAAGATAGGAGTCG CCAGTACCGACCATTTTATCTGCAGTTACTGagttttccatttctgaatTATTGTGTTCCAAAGCCATATAGTCCATTTGAGGTGGATAAGAAGTATCCTTCTGGTCAAAAGCAAACTCAGACTAAGGAAAG aaacaaaataaacagtGACAAGGATTGTGGAATGCCTGCTCAGTTTCCTCAGgacaaaagaaagagagggtATTGTGAATGTTGTGGGAAGAAATATGAAGATCTGCAAACA CATCTTGAAAGTGAGCGGCACCAAAATTTTGCACAAAGCACACAGTATAAAGTTGTTGATGATATAATCTCAAAGTTAGTTTATGAGTTTGTTGCATACAAAGATGATgatacaggaaaaataaaagg GACAAAATGTAGCACAGGATATTTTTCTCCTATTATTGGAAAGATAACTGGACCAGATGAGTTGAAAGAGCGACTGAAAAAGCAACGCATTTCTTTGAAAACTTACTCCTGGAAGGATACTGCAATGCAGGCACTCAAACTGGATCGCCAGCCTGCAGAAGTACAGCCAAATTCTGTGCCAATACCTGCCCCTGTTTCTGCATCTGTCTGTTCAGTTCTTTGTCACCCACCACAACCTTTGGAACTAAAAAGTAAGTTCAGAATTAATAATGAAAGTATTAAGACTGATTGCTCCTGTGCTGTGAAGTTAAGAGAGACTGTTGTATCATCAAATTCCATACAACCACCCCTTCAGAAAACTGACAAAGTGTACACGGAGAACTCGTCTAGAGCTTCTAAGCCATTCAGCAAGGAAATACTGGAACCAGATGTAAGTAAAAAGAATGTACAGTGTTTTCAGGAAGGAATGGATACTTTATATTCTCCTAGTGAAGTTATAAATTTcagtaaaaaagacaaaaacttattgcagcaaaaaagaaaattaaataattcagtAGTTCTTCCAgcaaaatgtttgaaaaaaacagATGCCAATCCTACATATGTCAAGAGACATCACGATTTATGTGATAATCATCAACAAATGCAGCACAATGTCGTTCTGGAGGCTGAAGTATCTGATACTACTGTGAACAAAGAACTTAATGCatcagctgccagcactgcccacagTTCAACGTCTGGAAAGCTACACAGAAAAGTGAAGCTTAACTTAAAAAGGATTAAGAGAGAAACCCAGAAACAGAATATGGAGTTATGTGTAAAGAATTCAGATGGACTGTCTGTTCctgaagagaagagaagcacTTGTAGCTCACCACTGCAGTCCCTGTTGGAGTTATTTCAGACAAGTgaaagaaattcagaatttggAGGTTTTTCAAGTTACACTGAGAACATATGTTCAATGAGCATAAATGATACATGCGAAGGGCAGAATGCAAATGTTGTGTGGTCATTATTTTCCACTTCATCCTCATCTCCGTTTTTTGGATTTTAA
- the DBF4 gene encoding protein DBF4 homolog A isoform X3 gives MKPSAAEAADKGARPHGIQGKTEKIKSSLKNVRKDTGKPEKLRFKPLTGKVFYLDIPSNVISEKLGKDLKELGGRVESFLSKDINYLVTNKKEAKFASTLGQISPVPSPESASNGGNGSPHPSNRKDRPDGSSFKIVDTVRMSRGKSLVEKAIKEQDLIPSGSILSNALSWGVKILHIDDVKNCIEQKKRELYLIKRAGSSSKDVGKHITAQKSKTGRLKIPFIRVEDRSRQYRPFYLQLLSFPFLNYCVPKPYSPFEVDKKYPSGQKQTQTKERNKINSDKDCGMPAQFPQDKRKRGYCECCGKKYEDLQTHLESERHQNFAQSTQYKVVDDIISKLVYEFVAYKDDDTGKIKGTKCSTGYFSPIIGKITGPDELKERLKKQRISLKTYSWKDTAMQALKLDRQPAEVQPNSVPIPAPVSASVCSVLCHPPQPLELKSKFRINNESIKTDCSCAVKLRETVVSSNSIQPPLQKTDKVYTENSSRASKPFSKEILEPDVSKKNVQCFQEGMDTLYSPSEVINFSKKDKNLLQQKRKLNNSVVLPAKCLKKTDANPTYVKRHHDLCDNHQQMQHNVVLEAEVSDTTVNKELNASAASTAHSSTSGKLHRKVKLNLKRIKRETQKQNMELCVKNSDGLSVPEEKRSTCSSPLQSLLELFQTSERNSEFGGFSSYTENICSMSINDTCEGQNANVVWSLFSTSSSSPFFGF, from the exons ATGAAGCCGAGCGCTGCCGAGGCCGCCGACAAAGGAGCGCGTCCCC atggaatacaaggaaaaacagaaaagataaaatcttccctgaaaaatgtgagaaaagaCACAGGAAAACCAGAGAAACTCAGATTTAAGCCACTCACTGGGAAGGTGTTTTACCTCGATATCCCATCAAATGTGATCTCTGAAAAGTTAGGAAAGGACCTCAAAGAGCTGGGAGGG cGAGTGGAGAGTTTTCTTAGTAAAGATATCAACTATCTGGTGACTAATAAAAAGGAGGCAAAATTTGCATCAACTCTTGGCCAGATTTCTCCTGTTCCTAGTCCAGAATCTGCATCTAATGGAGGAAATGGTTCACCTCATCCTAGCAACCGAAAAGATCGACCTGATGGAAGTTCATTTAAGATAGTAGATACA GTACGTATGAGCAGAGGAAAATCCTtggttgaaaaagcaatcaaagAACAG GACTTAATCCCCTCTGGTAGTATACTATCCAATGCTTTGAGCTGGGGAGTGAAGATACTTCATATTGatg ATGTTAAGAATTGCATTGAACAAAAGAAAAGGGAGCTCTATCTAATCAAAAGAGCAGGCAGTTCTTCTAAAGATGTG GGAAAACACATTACTGCTCAAAAGTCAAAAA CAGGTAGATTGAAAATTCCATTTATCAGGGTGGAAGATAGGAGTCG CCAGTACCGACCATTTTATCTGCAGTTACTGagttttccatttctgaatTATTGTGTTCCAAAGCCATATAGTCCATTTGAGGTGGATAAGAAGTATCCTTCTGGTCAAAAGCAAACTCAGACTAAGGAAAG aaacaaaataaacagtGACAAGGATTGTGGAATGCCTGCTCAGTTTCCTCAGgacaaaagaaagagagggtATTGTGAATGTTGTGGGAAGAAATATGAAGATCTGCAAACA CATCTTGAAAGTGAGCGGCACCAAAATTTTGCACAAAGCACACAGTATAAAGTTGTTGATGATATAATCTCAAAGTTAGTTTATGAGTTTGTTGCATACAAAGATGATgatacaggaaaaataaaagg GACAAAATGTAGCACAGGATATTTTTCTCCTATTATTGGAAAGATAACTGGACCAGATGAGTTGAAAGAGCGACTGAAAAAGCAACGCATTTCTTTGAAAACTTACTCCTGGAAGGATACTGCAATGCAGGCACTCAAACTGGATCGCCAGCCTGCAGAAGTACAGCCAAATTCTGTGCCAATACCTGCCCCTGTTTCTGCATCTGTCTGTTCAGTTCTTTGTCACCCACCACAACCTTTGGAACTAAAAAGTAAGTTCAGAATTAATAATGAAAGTATTAAGACTGATTGCTCCTGTGCTGTGAAGTTAAGAGAGACTGTTGTATCATCAAATTCCATACAACCACCCCTTCAGAAAACTGACAAAGTGTACACGGAGAACTCGTCTAGAGCTTCTAAGCCATTCAGCAAGGAAATACTGGAACCAGATGTAAGTAAAAAGAATGTACAGTGTTTTCAGGAAGGAATGGATACTTTATATTCTCCTAGTGAAGTTATAAATTTcagtaaaaaagacaaaaacttattgcagcaaaaaagaaaattaaataattcagtAGTTCTTCCAgcaaaatgtttgaaaaaaacagATGCCAATCCTACATATGTCAAGAGACATCACGATTTATGTGATAATCATCAACAAATGCAGCACAATGTCGTTCTGGAGGCTGAAGTATCTGATACTACTGTGAACAAAGAACTTAATGCatcagctgccagcactgcccacagTTCAACGTCTGGAAAGCTACACAGAAAAGTGAAGCTTAACTTAAAAAGGATTAAGAGAGAAACCCAGAAACAGAATATGGAGTTATGTGTAAAGAATTCAGATGGACTGTCTGTTCctgaagagaagagaagcacTTGTAGCTCACCACTGCAGTCCCTGTTGGAGTTATTTCAGACAAGTgaaagaaattcagaatttggAGGTTTTTCAAGTTACACTGAGAACATATGTTCAATGAGCATAAATGATACATGCGAAGGGCAGAATGCAAATGTTGTGTGGTCATTATTTTCCACTTCATCCTCATCTCCGTTTTTTGGATTTTAA
- the DBF4 gene encoding protein DBF4 homolog A isoform X1 produces the protein MKPSAAEAADKGARPPDGIQGKTEKIKSSLKNVRKDTGKPEKLRFKPLTGKVFYLDIPSNVISEKLGKDLKELGGRVESFLSKDINYLVTNKKEAKFASTLGQISPVPSPESASNGGNGSPHPSNRKDRPDGSSFKIVDTVRMSRGKSLVEKAIKEQDLIPSGSILSNALSWGVKILHIDDVKNCIEQKKRELYLIKRAGSSSKDVGKHITAQKSKTGRLKIPFIRVEDRSRQYRPFYLQLLSFPFLNYCVPKPYSPFEVDKKYPSGQKQTQTKERNKINSDKDCGMPAQFPQDKRKRGYCECCGKKYEDLQTHLESERHQNFAQSTQYKVVDDIISKLVYEFVAYKDDDTGKIKGTKCSTGYFSPIIGKITGPDELKERLKKQRISLKTYSWKDTAMQALKLDRQPAEVQPNSVPIPAPVSASVCSVLCHPPQPLELKSKFRINNESIKTDCSCAVKLRETVVSSNSIQPPLQKTDKVYTENSSRASKPFSKEILEPDVSKKNVQCFQEGMDTLYSPSEVINFSKKDKNLLQQKRKLNNSVVLPAKCLKKTDANPTYVKRHHDLCDNHQQMQHNVVLEAEVSDTTVNKELNASAASTAHSSTSGKLHRKVKLNLKRIKRETQKQNMELCVKNSDGLSVPEEKRSTCSSPLQSLLELFQTSERNSEFGGFSSYTENICSMSINDTCEGQNANVVWSLFSTSSSSPFFGF, from the exons ATGAAGCCGAGCGCTGCCGAGGCCGCCGACAAAGGAGCGCGTCCCC cagatggaatacaaggaaaaacagaaaagataaaatcttccctgaaaaatgtgagaaaagaCACAGGAAAACCAGAGAAACTCAGATTTAAGCCACTCACTGGGAAGGTGTTTTACCTCGATATCCCATCAAATGTGATCTCTGAAAAGTTAGGAAAGGACCTCAAAGAGCTGGGAGGG cGAGTGGAGAGTTTTCTTAGTAAAGATATCAACTATCTGGTGACTAATAAAAAGGAGGCAAAATTTGCATCAACTCTTGGCCAGATTTCTCCTGTTCCTAGTCCAGAATCTGCATCTAATGGAGGAAATGGTTCACCTCATCCTAGCAACCGAAAAGATCGACCTGATGGAAGTTCATTTAAGATAGTAGATACA GTACGTATGAGCAGAGGAAAATCCTtggttgaaaaagcaatcaaagAACAG GACTTAATCCCCTCTGGTAGTATACTATCCAATGCTTTGAGCTGGGGAGTGAAGATACTTCATATTGatg ATGTTAAGAATTGCATTGAACAAAAGAAAAGGGAGCTCTATCTAATCAAAAGAGCAGGCAGTTCTTCTAAAGATGTG GGAAAACACATTACTGCTCAAAAGTCAAAAA CAGGTAGATTGAAAATTCCATTTATCAGGGTGGAAGATAGGAGTCG CCAGTACCGACCATTTTATCTGCAGTTACTGagttttccatttctgaatTATTGTGTTCCAAAGCCATATAGTCCATTTGAGGTGGATAAGAAGTATCCTTCTGGTCAAAAGCAAACTCAGACTAAGGAAAG aaacaaaataaacagtGACAAGGATTGTGGAATGCCTGCTCAGTTTCCTCAGgacaaaagaaagagagggtATTGTGAATGTTGTGGGAAGAAATATGAAGATCTGCAAACA CATCTTGAAAGTGAGCGGCACCAAAATTTTGCACAAAGCACACAGTATAAAGTTGTTGATGATATAATCTCAAAGTTAGTTTATGAGTTTGTTGCATACAAAGATGATgatacaggaaaaataaaagg GACAAAATGTAGCACAGGATATTTTTCTCCTATTATTGGAAAGATAACTGGACCAGATGAGTTGAAAGAGCGACTGAAAAAGCAACGCATTTCTTTGAAAACTTACTCCTGGAAGGATACTGCAATGCAGGCACTCAAACTGGATCGCCAGCCTGCAGAAGTACAGCCAAATTCTGTGCCAATACCTGCCCCTGTTTCTGCATCTGTCTGTTCAGTTCTTTGTCACCCACCACAACCTTTGGAACTAAAAAGTAAGTTCAGAATTAATAATGAAAGTATTAAGACTGATTGCTCCTGTGCTGTGAAGTTAAGAGAGACTGTTGTATCATCAAATTCCATACAACCACCCCTTCAGAAAACTGACAAAGTGTACACGGAGAACTCGTCTAGAGCTTCTAAGCCATTCAGCAAGGAAATACTGGAACCAGATGTAAGTAAAAAGAATGTACAGTGTTTTCAGGAAGGAATGGATACTTTATATTCTCCTAGTGAAGTTATAAATTTcagtaaaaaagacaaaaacttattgcagcaaaaaagaaaattaaataattcagtAGTTCTTCCAgcaaaatgtttgaaaaaaacagATGCCAATCCTACATATGTCAAGAGACATCACGATTTATGTGATAATCATCAACAAATGCAGCACAATGTCGTTCTGGAGGCTGAAGTATCTGATACTACTGTGAACAAAGAACTTAATGCatcagctgccagcactgcccacagTTCAACGTCTGGAAAGCTACACAGAAAAGTGAAGCTTAACTTAAAAAGGATTAAGAGAGAAACCCAGAAACAGAATATGGAGTTATGTGTAAAGAATTCAGATGGACTGTCTGTTCctgaagagaagagaagcacTTGTAGCTCACCACTGCAGTCCCTGTTGGAGTTATTTCAGACAAGTgaaagaaattcagaatttggAGGTTTTTCAAGTTACACTGAGAACATATGTTCAATGAGCATAAATGATACATGCGAAGGGCAGAATGCAAATGTTGTGTGGTCATTATTTTCCACTTCATCCTCATCTCCGTTTTTTGGATTTTAA